From Pseudomonas sp. B21-028, one genomic window encodes:
- a CDS encoding dihydroorotase family protein: MSDFDLVVRGRIVDSEKTTENGWLAIRDGRIAARGTGEPPAAKNTRDERGQWILPGVIDGQVHSGSQANQEGLGWASRAAAAGGVTVMVDMPYDDPEPVACAEQLLRKAQEVEDNCHVDVGLFATVNETHGLAAIPGLIQAGACAFKFSTFEAAPGRFPRIEEDVLAELFSLIKPSGLVCGVHNQMQELTRKNITRLIEANDTGWDAFLRAHPPLVEDLATALIYEIGAQTGARAHPVHVSTSRGFQLCEMYRQAGHPASIETCIQYLMLNHEEHTRRFGAKTKHYPPIRPKAETEKLWEHIARDQCTFVSSDHVSWGLERKGHSNVFRNSSGGPGLETLLPAFWTGSMARSLAPSLVVRQLSRNPARHFLLDDRKGDFAVGLDADFVVLADERYCYDPSTSLSAVKWSSFEGMAFTGRVKATYCRGQCVLDQGQILNEPGYGHFLRPRAPTTGTN; this comes from the coding sequence ATGAGTGATTTCGATCTGGTGGTGCGGGGACGCATCGTCGACAGCGAGAAGACCACCGAAAACGGTTGGCTTGCCATACGTGATGGACGCATCGCCGCGCGCGGCACCGGCGAGCCACCTGCGGCCAAAAACACGCGTGACGAGCGCGGGCAGTGGATTTTACCGGGGGTGATCGACGGTCAAGTGCATTCGGGAAGCCAGGCCAACCAGGAAGGTCTGGGTTGGGCCAGCCGTGCCGCCGCCGCGGGAGGGGTCACCGTGATGGTGGACATGCCCTACGACGATCCGGAACCCGTGGCCTGCGCTGAACAGCTGCTGCGCAAGGCTCAGGAGGTCGAGGACAACTGCCACGTCGATGTCGGCCTGTTTGCGACGGTCAATGAAACCCACGGCCTGGCAGCCATCCCTGGATTGATCCAGGCCGGCGCGTGTGCCTTCAAGTTCTCGACCTTTGAAGCCGCACCGGGTCGCTTCCCACGCATAGAAGAGGACGTGCTGGCCGAGCTGTTCAGCTTGATCAAACCGTCGGGCCTGGTGTGTGGCGTGCACAATCAAATGCAGGAATTGACACGCAAAAACATCACCCGCCTGATCGAGGCCAATGACACCGGGTGGGATGCGTTCCTACGCGCCCATCCGCCGCTGGTCGAGGACTTGGCGACTGCATTGATTTATGAAATCGGCGCACAGACCGGTGCGCGGGCACACCCGGTTCACGTGTCGACGAGCCGTGGTTTCCAGTTGTGCGAAATGTATCGACAAGCCGGACACCCGGCGAGCATCGAGACGTGCATTCAGTACCTGATGCTCAACCATGAAGAGCACACCCGACGATTCGGCGCCAAAACCAAGCACTACCCGCCGATCAGGCCCAAGGCCGAGACCGAAAAACTTTGGGAGCACATCGCCAGGGACCAGTGCACCTTTGTGTCCTCCGACCACGTCAGTTGGGGGCTGGAGCGCAAAGGACATTCCAATGTGTTTCGCAATTCATCGGGAGGGCCGGGGTTGGAGACGCTGCTGCCAGCATTCTGGACCGGCTCTATGGCCAGGAGCCTGGCACCGTCGCTGGTGGTTCGGCAACTCAGCCGCAACCCGGCAAGGCACTTTTTACTCGACGACCGTAAAGGCGACTTTGCAGTCGGTCTGGACGCCGATTTTGTAGTACTGGCTGACGAGCGCTATTGCTACGACCCTTCCACCAGCCTGAGCGCCGTGAAGTGGAGTTCATTTGAAGGCATGGCCTTCACTGGAAGGGTCAAGGCAACCTACTGCCGAGGCCAGTGTGTCCTCGATCAGGGCCAAATTCTCAACGAGCCGGGCTACGGCCACTTCCTGCGCCCTCGCGCACCGACAACAGGTACGAATTGA
- a CDS encoding urocanate hydratase, translated as MTQQKAKQITAARGSTLRCRGWKQETILRMLENNLENAEDASRLTVYGGIGKAARNWESYDAIVESLKNLENDETLAIQSGMPVAIFKTHRLAPRVVMANSNVIKADWPKFYDLSAQNLTAFASYTAGPWQYIGSQGVIEGTFETLALVADRHFNGELKGRIFFTAGLGGMGRSQPLAMTMHGGVSVTVEIRQQSIVDRLAAGYADVQAASLQDAIDMAESAKREGRALSIVVLGNMVDALEQALDCGWRPDVVTEMCPCHDPFALIPSGLTLEQAAALLETDRDAYMAASRESMIRIVRAMTRFQTAGSIVFEYGTFVRKEAVDAGMSKEEAFAYPGCIAEYVRPLFFLGRGPFRWTCVSGEVSDQTRLDDLALEMFKDDSLVTRWITTSRHRLPVEGLPARICFLGFGQRRAFGLAVNALVRSGELAGPVAFSRDNLDTGSIANPAFETENMLDGSDAISDWPYLNALLNVSAMADLVAIQSNGTMGISAHTGVTMIADGSEEADLRLDACLTTDSGIGVVRHAQAGYPMAKTVSKGEGPLTDNAIQIPLWWSPKATQYRG; from the coding sequence ATGACTCAGCAAAAAGCCAAACAAATCACGGCTGCGCGTGGCAGTACCTTGCGGTGTCGGGGGTGGAAGCAGGAAACCATTCTGCGCATGCTGGAAAACAATCTGGAGAACGCTGAGGACGCTTCGCGCCTGACCGTCTACGGCGGCATCGGCAAGGCGGCGCGCAACTGGGAAAGTTATGACGCGATCGTAGAGTCACTCAAGAACCTAGAAAATGATGAGACGCTGGCGATTCAATCGGGCATGCCAGTTGCCATTTTCAAGACCCACCGGCTCGCGCCACGGGTGGTCATGGCCAACAGCAACGTCATCAAGGCCGATTGGCCTAAATTCTATGACCTGAGCGCACAGAACCTGACGGCGTTTGCGTCCTACACCGCAGGGCCATGGCAGTACATCGGCAGCCAGGGAGTGATCGAAGGTACCTTCGAAACCCTTGCCTTGGTCGCCGATCGTCATTTCAACGGTGAACTGAAGGGCCGCATTTTCTTCACCGCGGGTCTCGGCGGCATGGGCCGCTCGCAACCATTGGCGATGACCATGCACGGCGGGGTCAGTGTGACCGTGGAAATCCGCCAGCAGAGCATCGTGGATCGGCTGGCGGCCGGGTATGCCGATGTTCAGGCGGCCTCCCTGCAGGACGCCATTGACATGGCCGAGAGCGCAAAACGTGAAGGACGAGCGCTGTCGATCGTGGTGCTGGGGAATATGGTCGATGCTCTGGAACAGGCGCTCGACTGCGGTTGGCGCCCTGATGTGGTCACCGAGATGTGCCCGTGCCATGACCCCTTCGCGCTGATTCCTTCCGGGCTGACGCTGGAGCAGGCCGCGGCGTTGCTGGAGACCGACCGCGATGCCTACATGGCCGCTTCGCGCGAATCGATGATTCGTATCGTTCGTGCGATGACGCGCTTTCAGACGGCCGGTTCGATCGTATTCGAATACGGCACCTTCGTACGCAAGGAAGCGGTGGATGCGGGGATGTCCAAGGAGGAAGCCTTTGCCTATCCAGGTTGTATCGCGGAGTACGTACGACCGTTATTTTTTCTCGGTCGAGGTCCGTTCCGCTGGACCTGTGTTTCGGGTGAAGTCTCTGACCAGACGCGTCTGGATGATTTGGCGCTGGAGATGTTCAAGGATGACAGCCTCGTCACTCGCTGGATCACCACATCCCGTCACCGCCTGCCCGTAGAAGGCTTGCCGGCACGTATTTGCTTCCTCGGTTTTGGCCAGCGCCGTGCCTTCGGTCTTGCCGTCAATGCATTGGTGCGTTCTGGTGAGCTGGCAGGTCCGGTGGCTTTCTCCCGAGACAACCTGGATACCGGTTCGATTGCCAACCCGGCGTTTGAAACCGAAAACATGCTGGACGGTTCCGACGCGATCTCCGACTGGCCGTACCTGAATGCGCTGCTCAACGTTTCGGCGATGGCCGATCTGGTGGCGATTCAGTCCAACGGCACCATGGGTATCTCCGCGCATACTGGCGTGACGATGATTGCCGATGGTTCAGAGGAAGCGGATCTGCGATTGGATGCGTGCCTGACTACGGACTCAGGTATTGGCGTAGTGCGCCACGCTCAGGCCGGTTACCCGATGGCCAAAACTGTTTCCAAAGGAGAGGGGCCATTGACCGACAACGCCATTCAAATTCCTCTCTGGTGGTCCCCAAAAGCTACCCAATATCGCGGGTAA
- a CDS encoding amidohydrolase family protein, whose amino-acid sequence MIEQVSVVGMGGAAAQVVDVLIDGDRFVGLAPRIDLSTVNLDERTDGRGKLLIPGLINAHHHSHDRFDKGRFSGIPLEIWMGLYNPPSYRRGWTAREVYLRTLLNGIEMLRSGITTVVDDIHFGGHLEPEVVHSAFQAYSDLGIRADVSVAWCDRPFQEGIPYLAERLPCELKGSVPAQAADRMLEYWQELARSWNGRVRFVFSPSGPQRCSADFLQQTWALAEQYDRPVLIHLLETRIQALTAAKFYGKPMAAYMDDLGLLTPRSVLAHGVWLSPDELDLIAKRGSSVVHNPACNMKLGSGVAPIAEMLRRQVNVGLGTDNNNGNDLNSMFDAMRLAALSNALLDQSDACPVDAMQAFNMATLGGAKAIGRGAQTGSIEVGKQADFCLIDLKTSAFTPLNDALTQLVFCEQGGSVRDVYVGGRKLADQGRITRIDEEALMLELIERMPTLQGRVRGGQSASEILRPYLEGAYRDCLDDPQMEGMRHSINQFDRFRLGTKPV is encoded by the coding sequence TTGATCGAACAGGTCAGCGTGGTCGGCATGGGTGGTGCGGCAGCCCAGGTCGTGGATGTGTTGATCGATGGCGATCGCTTTGTGGGCCTGGCACCGCGAATCGATCTGTCGACGGTCAATCTCGACGAGCGGACGGACGGTCGGGGCAAGTTACTCATTCCCGGTCTGATCAACGCTCACCATCATTCTCATGATCGTTTTGACAAGGGCCGTTTTTCCGGGATTCCGCTGGAAATATGGATGGGCTTGTACAACCCGCCCTCCTATCGGCGCGGATGGACAGCCCGTGAGGTGTACCTGCGCACATTGCTTAACGGTATCGAGATGCTGCGAAGTGGCATCACCACGGTGGTCGATGACATCCACTTCGGCGGGCACCTGGAACCAGAGGTGGTGCATTCGGCGTTTCAGGCTTATTCGGATCTTGGTATTCGTGCCGATGTGAGTGTTGCTTGGTGTGATCGGCCGTTCCAGGAGGGTATCCCCTACCTGGCGGAGCGATTGCCCTGTGAGCTCAAGGGCAGTGTGCCGGCTCAGGCCGCAGATCGAATGCTTGAGTACTGGCAAGAGCTGGCACGCAGTTGGAATGGCCGAGTGCGCTTCGTATTCTCACCTTCCGGTCCACAGCGCTGCAGTGCCGACTTTCTGCAACAGACCTGGGCCCTGGCCGAGCAATACGACCGCCCCGTACTGATACATCTGCTGGAAACCCGAATCCAGGCGCTCACCGCAGCGAAGTTCTATGGTAAGCCGATGGCCGCGTACATGGACGATTTGGGTCTGCTGACACCTCGTAGCGTGTTGGCTCACGGCGTTTGGCTCTCACCTGACGAACTCGATCTTATTGCCAAAAGAGGCTCCAGCGTCGTGCACAACCCAGCCTGCAACATGAAGTTGGGAAGTGGGGTCGCGCCCATCGCCGAGATGCTACGACGCCAAGTGAACGTCGGCCTGGGAACGGACAACAACAATGGCAATGACCTGAATTCGATGTTTGATGCGATGCGCCTGGCAGCGCTCTCCAACGCACTGCTTGATCAAAGCGATGCCTGCCCGGTGGATGCGATGCAAGCATTCAACATGGCCACGCTCGGTGGCGCCAAAGCCATCGGGCGAGGTGCTCAGACGGGTTCGATCGAAGTCGGCAAGCAAGCCGATTTCTGTCTGATTGATCTTAAAACCAGCGCGTTCACTCCGCTCAACGATGCCTTGACGCAATTGGTCTTTTGCGAACAGGGAGGCTCCGTGCGTGACGTGTACGTGGGGGGGCGCAAGCTGGCGGATCAAGGGCGAATCACCCGCATCGATGAAGAGGCGTTGATGCTTGAACTGATAGAGCGCATGCCGACCCTGCAAGGACGAGTTCGTGGTGGACAGAGCGCCAGTGAAATCCTGCGGCCCTATCTCGAGGGAGCTTATCGAGATTGCCTGGACGACCCGCAAATGGAGGGCATGCGCCATTCAATCAACCAGTTTGATCGATTCAGGCTGGGCACCAAACCGGTTTAG